The following are from one region of the Eulemur rufifrons isolate Redbay chromosome 17, OSU_ERuf_1, whole genome shotgun sequence genome:
- the SETD9 gene encoding SET domain-containing protein 9 encodes MPRRLLRGLWQRWRRYKYRFVPWIALNLSHNPRTLRYVPEESKDKVISDEDVLGTLLKVFQALFLNDFDKQSEILTMLPEPVKSKYQDLLAFEHQRVTLLENRHQQQNILKPEEILYKTLGFSVARATSSLISAGKGVFVTKGLVPKGAVVSMYPGTVYQKYEPIFFQSIGNPFIFRCLDGVLIDGNDKGISKVVYRSCNGRDQLGPLKMSDSTWLTSEIHNPLAVGQYVNNCSNDRAANVCYQEFDVPEVFPIELKQYLPNIAYSYDKQSPLRCVVLVALRDINQGEEFFSNYYTIVS; translated from the exons ATGCCGCGCCGCCTGCTGCGGGGCCTGTGGCAGCGATGGCGCCGTTACAAGTACCGCTTCGTCCCCTGGATCGCGCTGAACCTAAGCCACAACCCGAG GACCCTCCGATATGTTCCAGAGGAATCTAAAGACAAAGTTATCTCAGATGAAGATGTCCTAGGAACATTACTGAAAGTTTTCCAGgctctatttttaaatgattttgataAACAATCAGAAATCTTGACTATGCTTCCAGAACCTGTTAAATCAAAATATCAAGACCTTCTGGCATTTGAACATCAAAGGGTGACACTGCTTGAAAACAGACATCAACAACAAAATATCTTAAAACCAGAAGAAATTCTTTATAAGACATTGGGTTTCAGTGTTGCTCGAGCAACTAGCTCTTTGATTTCTGCTGGAAAAGGTGTCTTCGTTACTAAAGGATTGGTACCAAAAGGCGCAGTTGTATCTATGTATCCTG GTACAGTATATCAGAAGTATGAGCCAATCTTTTTCCAGTCCATTggaaatccatttatttttagatgCCTGGATGGGGTACTTATTGATGGAAATGACAAAGGAATATCAAAAGTTGTGTACAG ATCTTGCAATGGGAGGGACCAACTTGGCCCTTTAAAAATGAGTGATAGTACATGGCTAACATCAGAAATTCATAATCCCCTGGCTGTAGGACAGTATGTCAACAATTGTTCCAATG ACAGAGCAGCTAATGTCTGTTATCAGGAATTTGATGTGCCTGAGGTTTTCCCTATAGAGCTGAAGCAATATCTTCCAAACATTGCCTATAGCTATGACAAACAAAG ccCGCTTCGATGTGTCGTTCTTGTCGCACTTAGGGACATCAACCAAGGAGAAGAGTTTTTTTCAAACTACTACACAATTGTCAGCTAA